The Leptolyngbya sp. 'hensonii' region ACGGTTAAGAGTAACTGGCGCTGAGTTCGAGGTTATCTGCCGCCCCGCTGATTTGAGCCGTTATGCTGCAAGTCCTCAGCGGGGACAAATATTTGAGGATTGCCTATTGGTATTCAGCATCAGGTGTTACGTCCAGCCATAACTCCACCATCTACGTTCCATGTAGCTCCAGTTACCCAAGAAGCTTGATCAGAAAGTAAAAAAGTCACAGCCCCCGCAACATCAGTCGGTTTTCCAACTCGCCCAATTGGATGAAAGCTATTGAAGCCTTGTAGCGTTGTGTGAATTTCCTCTGGTTTGATAAAAGCCTCATAGATAGGTGTTTCCACTACTGCTGGAGCAACGGCATTAACACGAATTTGATACTGCGCTAAGTAGGTCGGAGGGATAAAGTATAAGATAGATTTGGCCCTCTACTGGTTGTCTCTAGTGCCTGCCCCCTTACGAATCAAACTGAGTGACGAGGAAGACCGCACCCTGGCTGAACTGAGATTAGCCACGACCGTGCCGCAACGAACCCGAGACCGTGCCCATATGCTGCGGCTGAATGCGCAAGGATGGACCGCCCCGGCAATCGCCGAGGTCTTTGAGTGCCATGAACATACGG contains the following coding sequences:
- a CDS encoding SDR family oxidoreductase → MLYFIPPTYLAQYQIRVNAVAPAVVETPIYEAFIKPEEIHTTLQGFNSFHPIGRVGKPTDVAGAVTFLLSDQASWVTGATWNVDGGVMAGRNT
- a CDS encoding helix-turn-helix domain-containing protein — protein: MALYWLSLVPAPLRIKLSDEEDRTLAELRLATTVPQRTRDRAHMLRLNAQGWTAPAIAEVFECHEHT